A single region of the Chrysoperla carnea chromosome 5, inChrCarn1.1, whole genome shotgun sequence genome encodes:
- the LOC123301678 gene encoding thialysine N-epsilon-acetyltransferase-like, which yields MDFNNIRIRKAVSNDMIYVAAMIKELAAFENLPDAPQIDHKKLIEDGFESKKPAFKCFVAECLSTNTLVGHAIYFPIYSSWEGRSMFLEDLFVKREYRNHHIGSNLIKAIAKEAFNENCIRIDLHLLSSESPARGFYKKLNAVNLTKNGEGSDWNYVRFRKEAIAKLAE from the exons atggaTTTCAACAACATTAGAATTAGAAAAGCAGTTTCAAACGATATGATTTACGTTGCTGCAATGATAAAG GAGTTGGCTGCATTTGAAAATTTGCCTGATGCTCCACAAATTGATCATAAAA aattaattgaAGATGGATTTGAATCTAAAAAACCTGCATTCAAATGTTTCGTAGCGGAATGTTTATCGACAAATACATTAGTTGGACACGCGATTTATTTCCCAATATATTCGTCTTGGGAAGGTCGTTCAATGTTTTTAGAAGACCTATTTGTAAAACGTGAATATAGAAACCATCATATTGGATCGAACTTGATAAAAGCCATAGCAAAG GAAGCATTCAATGAAAATTGTATTCGAATAGATCTCCATCTTTTATCTAGTGAGAGTCCTGCAAgaggattttataaaaaattaaatgcagtcaatttaactaaaaatggTGAAGGGAGTGATTGGAATTATGTACGATTTAGAAAAGAAGCCATTGCAAAACTAGCCGAATAA
- the LOC123301679 gene encoding gastrula zinc finger protein XlCGF49.1-like, which translates to LLLTNNSFTDLLNETLIDEEPNEKLIRVEVFQKECKCCNQLFTDEAIFKAHIKDEPYQCEICDKYFTQQSNLWKHIRIHTNEKSFKCGGCDKSFSQRSNMVKHQLGHLNERPFSCSQCNRTFVQEANLNKHLLVHSGEKPFACEICEKRFSQRSNLTKHKLIHSNDKALFTCDICNQSFTQKSNLKIHSVIHNKSGPYFCKFCNKAYNQEKVADKHMLTCKVRQLLEEV; encoded by the exons ttattacttacaaacaattcatttacggatttattaaatgaaacgtTAATTGATGAAGAACCAAATGAAAAACTCATCCGTGTCGaagtatttcaaaaagaatGTAAGTGTTGTAATCAACTGTTTACGGATGAAGCCATATTTAAAGCTCATATTAAAGATGAACCGTATCAGTGTGAAATCTGTGATAAATACTTTACACAACAGAGTAATTTATGGAAACATATTCGAATTCATAccaatgaaaaatcatttaaatgtgGCGGATGTGATAAATCGTTTTCACAACGATCGAACATGGTAAAACATCAATTGGGTCATTTAAATGAAAGACCTTTTAG TTGTTCACAATGCAACCGAACATTTGTACAAGAAgcgaatttaaataaacatttgctAGTACATTCAGGTGAAAAACCTTTTGCATGTGAAATATgtgaaaaacgtttttcacAACGTTCAAATCTAacgaaacataaattaattcataGTAATGATAAAGCCTTGTTTACATGCGATATTTGTAATCAATCGTTTACCCAAAAAAGTAATCTAAAGATACATTCTGTCATTCATAATAAGTCAGGACcatatttttgtaagttttgtAATAAGGCGTACAATCAAGAAAAAGTTGCTGACAAACATATGTTAACTTGTAAAGTACGTCAACTCTTGGAGGAGGTATAA
- the LOC123301676 gene encoding zinc finger protein 501-like, translating into MYNFQNICRTCSCQGELRSLFVADPLILATMLTELVDIKVIKDDNYPQNICMFCVEKLKAAYLFKKQCQDIHVKFERYLQNLAENSSYNVDCKEEVKEEKPPGGSEDDDFNNSIKEEDSNHSDEWNDDDLPESNSPEESDINNYSERRKKRHTRRNKVQCTVCNKLVIHLPRHMQTHSKDPFKCEICDAEILRTNYSRHLKTHKGSGAARAHLCTVCGRGFRDNYSLGQHFRTHSGEAPFKCTHCDRTFKQQSQLKIHLNKHSTAAAEDDVQKVEKSEEIECDECNKKFRTKETLSRHKLLHGEKSYLCNHCGKEFYSKPSLNLHIRTHTGEKPYKCTTCDKAFSQACSLKSHQIVHTGEKPFKCSTCDKAFSFASVLRTHQKTHTDEEKSFMCTFCGKLLASKLSLKGHQLIHTGDKPFTCNICYQSFRQQPHLKNHLRTHTGEKPYKCTLCEKTFAENKSLTVHMRIHTGETPYICTICNKGFYDLSNLKKHRKYHKIPDDVVVQPQS; encoded by the exons atgtataattttcaaaatatttgtcgCACCTGTTCATGCCAGGGTGAATTACGTTCATTATTTGTTGCCGATCCATTAATTCTTGCAACTATGTTAACCGAACTAGTTgatatcaaa gtAATTAAAGATGATAATTAtccacaaaatatttgtatgttttgtgtagaaaaattaaaagctgcatatttgtttaaaaaacaatgccAAGATATTCATGTGAAATTCGaacgatatttacaaaatttagccGAAAATAGCTCGTATAATGTTGACTGTAAGGAAGAGGTCAAAGAAGAAAAACCACCAG GTGGCTCTGAAGatgatgattttaataattccaTCAAAGAAGAAGATTCAAACCATTCAGATGAATGGAATGACGATGATCTCCCCGAATCAAACTCACCAGAAGAAtctgatataaataattatagtgAGAGACGTAAAAAACGTCATACACGTCGTAACAAAGTCCAGTGTACAGTGTGTAATAAACTAGTGATACATTTACCCCGTCATATGCAAACTCATTCGAAAGATCCGTTcaaatgtgaaatttgtgatgcGGAAATATTACGAACTAATTATTCACGTCATTTAAAAACGCATAAAGGATCGGGTGCAGCTCGTGCACATTTATGTACAGTTTGTGGTCGTGGTTTTCGTGATAATTATTCGTTAGGACAACATTTTCGTACGCATTCAGGTGAGGCACCGTTCAAGTGTACCCACTGTGATCGTACGTTTAAACAACAAtcacaattaaaaattcatttaaataaacattccaCTGCCGCTGCTGAAGATGATGTGCAAAAGGTTGAAAAATCTGAAGAAATTGAGTGTgatgaatgtaataaaaaattccgGACTAAAGAAACTTTATCGCGGCATAAATTATTACATGGAGAAAAATCGTATCTTTGTAATCATTGCGGTAAAGAATTCTATTCGAAACCGAGTTTAAATCTACATATTCGAACtcataccggtgaaaaaccGTATAAGTGTACGACATGTGATAAAGCATTTTCACAGGCGTGCTCATTAAAATCCCATCAAATTGTacataccggtgaaaaaccGTTTAAATGTTCGACATGCGATAAAGCATTTTCATTTGCGTCCGTTTTACGAACACATCAAAAAACTCACACCGACGAGGAGAAATCATTTATGTGTACATTTTGTGGGAAATTATTAGCATCGAAATTATCGTTGAAAGGACATCAGTTAATTCATACGGGGGATAAACCGTTTACGTGCAATATTTGTTACCAAAGTTTTCGACAACAACCACATTTAAAGAATCATTTACGGACGCATACGGGTGAAAAACCGTATAAATGTACGTTGTGTGAGAAAACGTTTgcagaaaataaaagtttaaccGTACATATGCGAATACATACGGGGGAAACACCgtatatttgtacaatttgtaaTAAAGGCTTCTACGATTTAAGTAATTTGaagaaacatcgaaaatatcATAAGATTCCTGATGATGTTGTCGTCCAACCACAATCGTAG